The sequence below is a genomic window from Nymphaea colorata isolate Beijing-Zhang1983 unplaced genomic scaffold, ASM883128v2 scaffold0466, whole genome shotgun sequence.
TCGACTTTCGTGTGCTAGAACTCTAGCTCGTAAACATAAAAGTACGGTACGCGCAATCTGTAAGAGATTAGGTTCAAAACTATTGGAAGAGTTCCTTACAGAGGAACACGAaattgtttctttcatcttccgaAGAACCCGTTTACGTAGTGAACGGATTTGGTATTTGGATATTATCCGTATCCATGGTCTGGTCCCCCATTCATAATTGGGCGCGGGATAAATGGAAATCATAAAACTAATGCTAATGGCGAACTAATGCTAATGACGAGATTccattcataattcataaatatacaaacaaattgaaaaattgaaaatctcatctATTAATGAAATGCTCAATGAAATGCTCATTTCATGTACTAGTGGTTGAATCAACTGAGTATTCAAGTTTCTTAGAGTTCTATTTTCTAGGGAACTTTGTTTTAGATGTATACACAGAGAAAGCCGTGTGCAATGAAAAATGCAAGCACGGTTTGGGGAGGGATCCTTTTCTCCTATTGGGAAACAAGGAGATTATCTACTCCATCCGACTAGTTCCGGGTTCGAGTCCCGGGCAACCCACTACCATACGGTCATACGtaattttattcaatgaaattacAATAAACCATCTATCATATGGTATAGAATATGTATTCTATACCACTTCATTCACAGATTGCTCGGATGGATCTTTCCATAtagaaagaatagaaagaagTCTGTTGATATTGATTTGGTTGACACGGGCATATAAGGCATGTTATACTGTTGAATAACAAGCCTTCTATTATCCATTTATAGATAATCTGTGTGCTTGGGAGCTCCTGATGATTGAATAAACCAAGATCTTACCATGACTGCAATTTTAGAGAGACGCGAAAGCACAAGCCTATGGGGTCGCTTCTGCAACTGGGTAACCAGCACTGAAAATCGTCTTTACATTGGATGGTTCGGTGTTTTGATGATCCCTACCCTATTGACCGCTACTTCTGTATTTATTATCGCCTTCATTGCGGCTCCTCCAGTAGATATTGATGGTATTCGTGAACCTGTTTCTGGTTCTCTACTTTatggaaataatattatttctggTGCCATTGTTCCTACTTCTGCGGCTATCGGGTTGCATTTTTACCCGATATGGGAAGCATCATCCGTTGATGAATGGTTATACAATGGCGGTCCTTATGAACTAATTGTTCTACACTTCTTACTTGGTGTAGCTTGTTACATGGGTCGTGAGTGGGAGCTTAGCTTCCGTCTGGGTATGCGCCCTTGGATTGCTGTTGCGTATTCAGCTCCTGTTGCAGCTGCTACTGCTGTTTTCTTGATCTACCCTATTGGTCAAGGAAGCTTCTCTGATGGTATGCCTCTAGGAATATCTGGTACTTTCAACTTCATGATTGTATTCCAGGCTGAACACAACATCCTTATGCATCCATTCCACATGTTAGGTGTGGCTGGTGTATTCGGCGGCTCTCTATTCAGTGCTATGCATGGTTCCTTGGTAACCTCTAGTTTGATCAGGGAAACTACTGAAAATGAGTCTGCTAATGAAGGTTACAGATTCggtcaagaggaagaaacctatAATATCGTAGCTGCTCATGGTTATTTTGGCCGATTGATCTTCCAATATGCTAGTTTCAACAACTCTCGTTCCTTACACTTCTTCCTAGCTGCTTGGCCTGTTGTAGGTATCTGGTTCACCGCTTTAGGTATCAGCACTATGGCATTCAACctaaatggattcaatttcaatcaatccGTAGTTGACAGTCAAGGTCGTGTTATTAACACTTGGGCTGATATCATTAATCGTGCTAACCTTGGTATGGAAGTTATGCATGAACGTAATGCTCACAACTTCCCTCTGGACCTAGCTGCTGTCGAAGCTCCATCTACAAATGGATAATACTTTGATGTCAGTGTATACGAGTCGTTGAAGGAACAATACCCAATCTCTTGGTTGGGTATTGTTCCGTTCTATTCAGTCACGTTTTACTCATATGATGATTCCATTCTAATCTCTTTCCTTCAcaaaaatctaatctaaatcaATACAGCAAGCAGCATTTACGCTGCGTTGCGTGGTTCATTGTTGCCGAGTGACCTATTTTCGCTATGTACTAAactcatatataattataataaattccACAAAATCGTTTGACTTCTTTATTGTGAATTGTTAGTGTTACGGGGTTGGCCTCTTATGACAAGGGATATAACAGATAAATAATTATCTCTCGGCCTCGGcgcaaagaaaaggagagtcaGAAAGAAGAGTCTATGATGAAGGCTAAAACGAAATATGACATGACTCTTAATTGAGTCAGAGTAGGGGCGGATGTAGCCAAGTGGATTAAGGTAGTGGATTGTGAATCCACCATTCGCGGGTTCAATTCCCGTCGTTCGcccattcacatcattcattattttttctttctctttctatttacggcgacgaagaataaaaatatcactatatttattccttttcctactccttcttccaagcgcgggataaccccaaggagttgtgggtttttttctaccaatcggggccctcccttcaccacctccatggggatggtctacagggttcataactactcctcttactacaggacgcttacctagccaacatttagatccggctctacccaaacttttctggttcgccccgacattacccacttgtccgactgttgctgagcagtttttggatatcaaacgaacctctccagatggtaatcttaatgtggccgatttaccctcttttgcaatcagtttcgctacagcacctgctgctctagctaattgtccaccctttccaagtgttatttctatgttatgtatggccgtgcctaagggcatatcggttgaagtagattcttctttttgatcaatcaaaaccccttcccaaactgtacaagcttcttccaaagcatacggctttctggatgtagatgatgatatctagacagatggatcttatatgaatcgtatgatgaagtaccacatgagtggatatataggaatccaaatctgccgaatcactcatgctacgatcttctacatcctaggtctccccattccgtcatctggcttatgttcttcatgtagcactcagaccgaatgactctatgaaattacgtcgatacttccattccacatattacgggtaacgtaggagacatctctatttttcccccgggggatctttagaattaccactgcttagctttcaattcgcctctgaccatcaaatgaaatgtgaataacccatcctcctctctttgaaacaaggggcgcttccggttctatccgtgcttcaaacaattttgtcttctccatattaccatatctctagagtcaataattttatatgaggaaccactgaactcaatcacctgctgccgttactcttcagttttctgttgaggtctatcccgtagaggtactcaaattggatcagtgatcgatttctaggttttgtcgtaaacctaattggttacttccaattacgtaaatcaatagttcaaaccgcactcaaaggtagggcatttcccattgatataggaacttctgtaccagaaacaatggtatctccaattatagcccctctgggatgtaaaatatatctcttctcaccatccccatagtgtatgagacaaatgtatgcatttcgattagggtcgtattctatggttacgattctaccagatatgtcttttgcattccgtcgaaaatcgattttacggtatagacgcttatgacctccccctctatgccttgcggtaatgattcctctggcattacgacctttaccacaacgatgctgtccatagatcaaatttgttcgtggattggatttcgcttgactgtctacggctcctttgcgtgtgctaggggtagaagttttgtataaatgtatggccatgttattaagtatttattttttttatttaagttcttttctctataagaggtggaatagaataacccggttgaagcgtaatgatcatacgtctgtaatgcattgtatgtcgcataataggtcccattcttctaccctttcccgggagtcgatggctattcatagctactaccttgacaccaaagaagagttcgatccaatgctttatttctgtcctagttgatcctgattcgacattagaagtatattgattgttccccaataaccgaatacttttttctgtaaatactgcatatttgattccatccataaatccattttcttccctatgagttccagtatctataagaattagaattcttaccgtttctaccgtttctatcttattcttatagtatgaatataccaattagttatctatggatgatgagattccgttgatacggagccaattctattattgaacgttccaattcgcgtgcatccagcaggaattgaacctacgaatttgccaattatgagttgggcgctttaaccattcagccatggatgcttcgcggagactcgtcatcaacgggggctgtctttgtgtaagtggatttcaattgaaatataatctttcgtttaggagaaatcaatgaaacggcatcaattcaaatcctgtattttggaattgagagagatattgagagagatcaagaattctcgctatttcttagattcatggaccaaattcgattcagtggtgtctttcactcacatttttttccaccaagaacgttttgtgaaactccttggcccccaaacttggagtgtcctgctttcacgtgattcacagggttcaacaagcaatcgatatttcactttcacgatcaaaggtgtagtactgcttgtagtagcggtccttatatatcgtattaacaatcgaaatatggtcgaaagaaaaaatctctatttgatggggcttcttcctatacctatgaattccattggacccagaaatgatacattggaagaatctttttggtctcccaatatcaataggttgattgtttcgctcctgtatcttccaaaagggaaaaagatctctgagagttgtttcatggatccgaaagagagtacttgggtcctcccaataactaaaaagtgtatcatgcctgaatctaactggggttcgcggtggtggaggaactggatcggaaaaaagagggattctagttgtaagatatctaatgaaacagtagctggaattgagatctcattcaaagagaaagatatcaaatatctggagtttctttttgtatcctatatggatgatccgatccgcaaggaccatggttgggaattgtttgatcgtgtttctccgaggaagaagcgaaacataatcaatttgaattcgggacagctattcgaaatcttagcgaaacacttgatttgttatctcatgtctgcttttcgtgaaaaaagaccaattgaagtggagggtttcctcaaacaacaaggagctgaggcaactattccatcaaatgatattgagcatgtttcccatctcttctcgagaaacaagtgggatatttctttgcaaaattgtgctcaatttcatatgtggcaattccaccaagatctcttcgttagttggggaagaatcagcacgaatcggattttttgaggaacgtatcgagagagaatttgatttggttagacaatatgtggttggtaaacaaggatcggtttttagcaaggtacggaatgtatcgtcaaatattcaatatgattccacaagatctattttcgttcaagtaacggattctagccaattgaaaggatcttctgatcaatccagagatcatttcgattccattaggaatgaggattcggaatatcacacattgatcaatcaaacagagattcagcaactaaaagaaagattgattctttgggatccttcctctcttcaaacggaacgaacagagatagaatcagatcgattcccgaaatacccttctggatattcctcaatgtcccggctattcacggaacgtgaaaagcagatgaataatcatctgtttccggaaaaaatcgaagaatttcttgggaatcctacaagatcaattcgttcttttttctccgacagatggtcagaacttcatctggtttcgaatgctactgagaggttcactagagatcagaaattgttgaagaaacaacaagatgttttttcttttgtcccttccaggcgatcggaaaagaaagaaatggttgatatattcaagataattacgtatttacaaaataccgtctcaattcatcctatttcatcagatcggggatgtgatatggttccgaaggatgaaccggatatggacagttctaataagatctcattcttgaacaaaaacccattttgtgatttattccatctattccatgaccggaacaaagggagatacacgttgcaccacgattttgaatcagaagagagatttcaagaaatggcagatctattcactctatcaataaccgagcctgatccggtgtatcataagggatttgccttttctattgattcctacgggttggatcaaaaaaaattcttgaatgaggtattcaactccagggatgaatcgaaaaagaactctttattggttctacctcatatttttgatgaagagaatgaatctttttatcgaaggatcagaaaaaaatgggtccggatctcctgcaggaatggtttggaagatccaaaacccaaaatagtggtatttgctagcaacaacataatggaggcagtcaatcaatatagattgatccgaaatctgattcaaatccaatatagcacctatgggtacataagaaatctatcgaatagattctttttaatgaatagatccgatcgcaacttcgaatatggaattcaaagggatcaaataggaaatgatactctgaatcatataactataatgaaatatatgatcaaccaacatttatcgaatgtgaaaaagagtcagaagaaatggttcgatcctcttatttctcgaaccgagagatccatgaatcgggatcctaatgcatatagatacaaatggtccaatgggagcaagaatttccaggagcatttggagcatttcgtttctgaacagaagaaccgttttcaagtggtgttcgatcgattacgtattaatcaacattcgattgattggtccaaggttatcgacaaacaagatttgtctaagtcacttcatttctttttgtccaagtcacttctcttttgtctaagtcacttactttttcttgtgagtatcgggaatatccccattcataggtccgagatccacatctatgaattgaaaggtccgaatgatcaactctgcaatcagttgttagaatcaataggtgttcaaatcgttcatttgaataaattgaaacccttcttattggatgatcatgatacttcccaaagatcgaaattcttgatcaatgggggaacaatatcagcatttttgttcaataagataccaaagtggatgattgactcactccatactaggaataatcgcaggaaattctttgataacaccgattcctatttctcaatgatatcccacgatcgggacaattggctgaatcccgtgaaaccatttcatagaagttcattgatatcttctttttataaagcaaatctacttcgattcttgaataatccacatcacttctgcttctattctaacaaaagattccctttttatgcggaaaagacccgtatcgataattatgatcttacatatggacaattcctccatatctcgttcatccgcaacaagatattttctttgtgcgtcggtaaaaaaaaacatgtttttttggagagagatactatttcaccaatcgagtcacaggtatctgacatattcatacctaacgattttccacaaagtggtgacgaaacgtataacttgtacaaatctcagcctctttcaacttattgtcagcctctttcagatatgaatctatctgattcagaagggaagaacttgcatcagtatctcagtttcaattcaaacatgggtttgattcacactccatgttctgagaaagatttaccatccgcaaaaaaacggaatctttgtctaaagaaatgcgttgagaaacggcagatgtatagagcctttcaacgagatagtgctttttcaaatctctcaaaatggaatctgttccaaacgtatatgccatggttccttacttcggcagggtgcaaatatataaatttcatccttttagatactttttcagacccattgccgatactaagtagcagtcacaaatttgtatccttttttatgatattatgcatggatcagatatatcatggtcaattcttcagattccattgtgggcgattcttccacgatggaatctgataagtgagatttcgagtaagtgtttacagaatcttcttctgcccgaagaaatgattcatcgaaataatgagtcacccgttccattgaagtggacacatctgagatcaccaaatgctcgggagttcctctattcaatccttttccttcttcttgttgctggatatctcgttcgtacgcatcttctctttatttcccgagtctctagtgagttacagacagagttagaaaagatcaaatctttgatgattccatcatacatgattgagttgcgaaaacttctggataggtatcctccacctgaactgaattctttctggttaaagaatctctttctagttgctctggaacaattaggagattctctggaagaaatacggagttctgcttctggtggcaacatgctattgagtggtggtcccacttatggggtcaaatcaatacgttctaagaagaaagatttgaatatcaatctcatcgatatcatctatctcataagtatcataccaaatcccatcaattcaatcactttttcgagaaatacgagacatctaagtcgtacaagtaaagagatctattcattgataagaaaaaacgtgaacagtgattggattgatgatcaaatagaatcctgggtcgcgaacagtgattggattgatgatgcagaaagagaattcttagttcagttctccaccttaacgacagaaaaaaggattgatcaaattctattgagtctgactcatagtgatcatttatcaaagaatgactctggttatcaaatgattgaacaaccgggatccatttacttacgatacttagttgacattcaaaaaaggtatctaatgaattatgagttcaatagatcctgtttagcagaaagacggatattccttgctcattatcagacaattacttattcacaaaccccgtgtggggctaatagttctcatttcccatctcatggaaaacccttttcgctccgcttagccctacccccttctaggggtattttagtgataggttttataggaactggacgatcatattttgtcaaataccgagtgacaaactcctatgttcccttcattacggtatttccgaacaagttcctggatgacaatcaaggttatcttattgatgatatcgatattgaggatcgtgacgatatcgatattgatgatcgtgacgatgatgaccttgatacggagctgctaactatgccgaatgtgctaactatgtatatgacgccgaaaatagaccaatttgagatcacccttccattagaattagcaaaagcaatgtctccttgcataatatggattccaaacattcatgatctttatgtgaatgagtcgaattacttatccctcggtctattagtgaaccatctccccagggattgtgaaagatgttccactagaaatattcttgttattgcttcgactcatattccccaaaaagtggatcccgctctaatagctccgaataaatcaaatacatgcattaagatacgaaggcttcttattccacaacaacgaaagcactttttcattctttcatatactaggggattccgcttggaaaagaaaatgtcccatactaatggattcggatccataaccatgggttccaatgcacgagatcttgtagcacttaccaatgaggtcctatcaattagtattacacaaaagaaatcaattatagacactaatacaattagatcagctcttcatagacaaacttgggatttgcgatcccaggtaagatccgttcagtatcatgagatccttttctatcagataggaagggctgttgcacaaaatgtacttctaagtaattgctccatagatcctatatctatctatatgaagaagaaatcatgtaaggaaggggattcttatttgtccaaatggtacttcgaacttggaacgagcatgaagaaattaacgatacttctttatctttgagttgttctgccggatcggtcgctcaagatctttggggacccgatgaacaaaattggatcacttcttatggattcgttgagaatgattctgatctagttcatggcctattagaaagcgctctggtgggatactcacggacagaatgcagtcagtttgataatgatcgagtgacattgcttcttcggtccgaaccaaggaatcagttagatatgatgcaaaatggatcttgttctatcgttgatcagagatttctatatgaaaaatacgaatcggggtttgaagaaggggaaggagaaggaaccctcgacctgcaacagataaaggaggatgaggatttattcaatcacatagtttgggctcctagactatggcgccctcatggcaatctatttgattttatcgaaaggcccaataaattgggatttccctattgggtcaggtcatttcgggacaagcggatcatttatcataaagaggataagcttcaagagaatgattcggagttcttgcggagtggaaccgtgcagtaccagacacgagatagatcttccaaagaacaagggttttttcgaataagccaattcatttgggaccctgcagatcaattctttttcctattcaaagatcagccctttgtctctgtgttttcacgtcgagaatcttttgcagatgaagagatgtcaaagggacttattacttcccaaacaaattctcctacatctatatatcaacgctggttgatcaagaatacgcaagaaaagcacttcgaattgttgattcatcgccagagatggcttagaactaatactaatagttcattatctaatggatctttccgttctaatactctatccgagagttatcagtatttatcaaatctgttcctatctaataacggaacgctattggatcaaatgacaaagacattgttgagaaagagatggcttttcccggatgaaatgaaacatttgattcatgcaccaggagaaagatttcccattccttagccggaaagatatgtggccgtgaaagagggattaagtggaacagaattgaccgggtggtagagtcgtggaaacacttgtttattccatattttggaccttagctccatggagcaatatgctactgctgaaaca
It includes:
- the LOC126409509 gene encoding photosystem II protein D1, giving the protein MTAILERRESTSLWGRFCNWVTSTENRLYIGWFGVLMIPTLLTATSVFIIAFIAAPPVDIDGIREPVSGSLLYGNNIISGAIVPTSAAIGLHFYPIWEASSVDEWLYNGGPYELIVLHFLLGVACYMGREWELSFRLGMRPWIAVAYSAPVAAATAVFLIYPIGQGSFSDGMPLGISGTFNFMIVFQAEHNILMHPFHMLGVAGVFGGSLFSAMHGSLVTSSLIRETTENESANEGYRFGQEEETYNIVAAHGYFGRLIFQYASFNNSRSLHFFLAAWPVVGIWFTALGISTMAFNLNGFNFNQSVVDSQGRVINTWADIINRANLGMEVMHERNAHNFPLDLAAVEAPSTNG